Proteins from one Vicinamibacterales bacterium genomic window:
- a CDS encoding antitoxin VapB family protein, whose amino-acid sequence MATKTISLKVEAYNRLSAARRYRDESFSEVVMRATWPEDTITGRALLDLLGARRVHLRADELDRIDELNQRDVPPEDKWAGR is encoded by the coding sequence ATGGCCACCAAGACGATCTCGTTGAAAGTAGAGGCATATAACCGGCTCAGCGCCGCCCGCCGCTATCGCGACGAGTCGTTTAGCGAGGTGGTGATGCGAGCGACCTGGCCCGAGGACACCATTACCGGCAGGGCCCTGCTCGACCTGTTGGGCGCCCGGCGGGTCCACTTGCGTGCCGACGAGTTGGACCGTATCGATGAACTGAATCAGCGTGATGTACCGCCCGAGGACAAATGGGCCGGGCGCTGA
- a CDS encoding type II toxin-antitoxin system VapC family toxin, whose product MGRALILESTFLIDLERAHHRGVPGPAVAFLEQNHDARLYLPFVVAGEIASGISMRDRARWEAFLAPFYVLPPTPEVSWQFGRAYRHLRDNGNLIGANDLWIAATGLAYEMPVVTRNVEHFRRVPGLEVESY is encoded by the coding sequence ATGGGCCGGGCGCTGATCCTCGAGAGCACCTTTCTAATCGATCTCGAGCGCGCGCATCATCGCGGCGTCCCCGGCCCAGCGGTGGCCTTCCTCGAGCAGAACCACGACGCGCGTCTCTATCTTCCGTTTGTCGTGGCTGGCGAGATAGCTTCAGGTATTTCCATGCGGGACCGCGCGCGATGGGAAGCCTTTCTAGCTCCTTTCTACGTGCTGCCGCCAACGCCGGAGGTGAGCTGGCAGTTCGGCCGCGCCTATCGCCACCTCCGCGACAACGGCAACCTGATCGGCGCGAACGACCTCTGGATCGCCGCGACCGGACTCGCCTACGAGATGCCGGTCGTGACGAGAAACGTCGAGCACTTTCGCAGAGTGCCAGGGCTCGAAGTCGAGAGTTACTGA
- a CDS encoding FAD-dependent monooxygenase encodes MLVLGGGPAGSSAARLLSTWGHSVRLITRPAGESRLAVSIPPSCHKLFDAIGVGDAIERAGFVRSTGNTVWWGRPEPRVETFADGARGWQASMHVLERVLLEQAAAAGVAIEHRAIGAGDLEPQLARFVIDGTGRSGVLARLNSVRVYDDGPRTVALAASWTRDGDWPVPDDTHTLIESYESGWAWSVPTSPGTRHIAVMVDPQRSGLVRDAPAREVYLAEIAKTSAFRDLASAASCIDGPWGWDASGYRAVQYAGDHWLLAGDAGSFIDPLSSAGVKKALASGWLAAVAVHTSLTRPAMRAHSLGFFSGREQEIEGHYSRMSRLFLAEAAPTHPHAFWRDRSDSPEAATHVDTAAVREAFERLRSATSIHLSLGEARIEPHPAVRGHEIVLEPAIVCDDGPIRFVRGVDVVALRDLGPRFAQVPDLFDEYCRTIGPVALHDFLFALATAVARRWFVSQ; translated from the coding sequence GTGCTCGTGCTCGGCGGCGGACCGGCGGGTTCGAGCGCCGCGCGGTTGCTCTCCACGTGGGGGCACTCGGTCCGCCTGATCACGCGGCCGGCTGGGGAATCGCGCCTCGCGGTCTCCATCCCCCCAAGCTGCCACAAGCTCTTCGATGCCATCGGCGTCGGCGACGCCATCGAGCGCGCGGGGTTCGTGCGTTCGACCGGCAACACCGTGTGGTGGGGCCGCCCGGAGCCGCGTGTCGAGACGTTCGCAGACGGCGCGCGCGGCTGGCAGGCGAGTATGCACGTCCTCGAGCGCGTGCTGCTCGAACAGGCCGCCGCGGCCGGCGTCGCGATCGAACACCGTGCGATCGGCGCAGGCGACCTGGAGCCGCAGCTCGCCCGCTTCGTGATCGACGGCACCGGTCGATCGGGCGTCCTCGCGCGCCTGAACAGCGTCCGCGTCTATGACGATGGCCCGCGCACGGTCGCCCTTGCCGCCTCGTGGACGCGCGACGGCGACTGGCCGGTTCCAGACGACACGCACACGCTCATTGAATCCTATGAGTCCGGCTGGGCGTGGTCGGTGCCTACTTCTCCCGGCACCCGTCACATTGCCGTGATGGTGGACCCGCAGCGGTCCGGCCTCGTCCGCGATGCGCCGGCCCGAGAGGTATACCTGGCGGAGATCGCCAAGACATCGGCGTTCAGGGATCTGGCGAGCGCAGCCTCGTGCATCGACGGCCCGTGGGGCTGGGACGCGTCGGGCTATCGTGCCGTTCAGTACGCCGGCGACCATTGGCTCCTCGCCGGCGACGCCGGCTCGTTCATCGATCCCCTGTCATCCGCCGGCGTCAAGAAGGCGCTGGCGTCCGGCTGGCTGGCGGCGGTCGCCGTTCACACCAGCCTGACGCGGCCGGCGATGCGCGCGCACTCGCTCGGCTTCTTCTCCGGTCGGGAACAGGAAATCGAAGGTCACTACTCAAGGATGAGCAGGCTGTTCCTGGCGGAGGCGGCGCCGACGCATCCGCATGCGTTCTGGCGCGATCGATCGGATTCGCCGGAGGCTGCCACGCACGTCGACACCGCTGCCGTGCGCGAGGCGTTCGAACGGCTCAGGTCGGCCACCAGCATCCACTTGAGCCTGGGCGAGGCGCGAATCGAGCCGCACCCGGCCGTTCGCGGCCATGAAATCGTCCTCGAGCCCGCCATCGTCTGCGACGATGGCCCGATTCGGTTCGTCCGCGGCGTGGATGTCGTGGCGCTGCGGGACCTGGGGCCACGGTTCGCTCAAGTCCCGGACCTGTTCGACGAGTACTGCCGGACGATCGGTCCGGTGGCGCTGCACGACTTCTTGTTCGCGCTGGCCACCGCGGTTGCGCGACGCTGGTTTGTGTCACAATGA
- the peaA gene encoding quinohemoprotein amine dehydrogenase subunit alpha yields the protein MAMLLVTVLAGAVSTQQPAAPTAKPDDGIPITDATVRKACGTCHRPDDKGQMSRISFQRHTPEGWQTIIQRMAALNGLNIDPQTARQVVKYLSDNLGLAPEEAKPAAFEVERRLIDYKYSASADAESTCNRCHSMGRVISQRRTRGEWDLLIAMHRGWYPLVDNQVFRRNGPPPRDPSADGRPPDTRQPVEKALDHLAPAFPLKTPEWTAWSATMRPARLDGTWTLSGWDAGKGAIYGRVTIAADPAAPDEFTTSITYRVARTGETVTRSGRTVVYTGFQWRGRSTTAAGADSAMREVMSVDRDWRQIEGRWFTGGYDEVGLDVRLERVGAETRVLGTDRAALKQGAAGQELKIYGANLPSSLRPQDIDLGPGLTVSRIVSVTPDVAAAAIDVAANASLGARDLYVAGASKSKAVVVYDRVDAIKVKPDWTMARVGGSMFPKMLAQFEAWAFHNGADGRPDTPDDLNLGLVDAAWSMEEYAATYDDDDVKHVGTLDAATGRFTPNVDGPNPVRKGSRNNIGDVWVVAKYAAEASGGRSAATIRARAHLLVTVPLYMRFDRSAGGQ from the coding sequence ATGGCAATGCTGCTGGTGACCGTGCTGGCTGGTGCGGTTTCGACCCAGCAACCGGCCGCACCCACGGCCAAGCCCGACGACGGCATCCCCATTACGGACGCCACCGTCCGGAAGGCGTGCGGCACCTGCCACAGGCCCGACGACAAGGGCCAGATGTCGCGCATCTCGTTCCAGCGCCACACGCCGGAAGGCTGGCAGACCATCATCCAGCGGATGGCCGCCCTCAACGGGCTGAATATCGATCCGCAGACCGCCCGCCAGGTGGTCAAGTACCTCTCGGACAATCTTGGCCTCGCGCCTGAAGAAGCGAAGCCGGCCGCGTTCGAGGTCGAGCGCCGGCTGATCGACTACAAGTACTCCGCCAGCGCCGACGCCGAATCGACCTGCAACCGGTGCCACTCGATGGGGCGCGTCATTTCGCAGCGGCGCACGCGCGGCGAGTGGGACCTGCTGATCGCGATGCACCGCGGCTGGTATCCCCTGGTGGACAACCAGGTGTTCCGCCGCAACGGTCCGCCGCCGCGCGACCCGTCTGCCGACGGCCGTCCGCCCGACACGCGCCAACCGGTGGAGAAGGCGCTCGATCATCTCGCTCCCGCCTTCCCGCTGAAGACGCCCGAGTGGACCGCGTGGTCGGCCACCATGCGGCCGGCCAGGCTCGACGGCACGTGGACGTTGAGCGGCTGGGACGCCGGCAAGGGCGCCATCTACGGGCGCGTGACGATTGCCGCGGATCCCGCGGCGCCGGACGAATTCACGACGTCGATCACGTACCGCGTGGCGCGAACGGGCGAAACCGTGACGCGCTCGGGCCGGACGGTTGTCTACACCGGTTTCCAGTGGCGCGGCCGCTCGACTACCGCGGCAGGCGCCGACTCGGCGATGCGCGAAGTGATGTCCGTCGATCGCGACTGGCGGCAGATCGAGGGCCGCTGGTTCACCGGCGGCTACGACGAGGTGGGCCTGGACGTTCGGCTCGAGCGCGTTGGCGCCGAGACGCGCGTACTCGGGACCGATCGTGCCGCGCTCAAGCAGGGCGCCGCCGGCCAGGAGCTGAAGATCTACGGCGCCAACCTGCCCTCGTCGTTGCGCCCTCAGGACATCGACCTCGGCCCCGGCCTCACCGTGAGCCGCATTGTCAGCGTCACCCCTGACGTGGCGGCCGCCGCCATCGACGTCGCCGCCAACGCATCGCTCGGCGCGCGGGATCTGTACGTGGCCGGCGCGTCGAAGTCGAAGGCCGTGGTCGTGTACGATCGCGTCGACGCCATCAAGGTCAAGCCAGACTGGACCATGGCCCGTGTCGGCGGCAGCATGTTCCCGAAGATGCTCGCGCAGTTCGAGGCGTGGGCCTTCCATAACGGCGCCGACGGCCGTCCCGACACGCCGGATGACCTGAATCTCGGCTTGGTGGATGCGGCCTGGAGCATGGAAGAGTACGCGGCCACCTACGACGATGACGACGTGAAGCACGTCGGGACGCTGGATGCGGCGACTGGACGCTTCACGCCCAACGTCGACGGTCCCAACCCGGTGCGAAAGGGCAGCCGCAACAACATTGGCGACGTGTGGGTGGTGGCCAAGTACGCGGCCGAGGCGAGCGGCGGCAGGTCGGCGGCCACGATCCGTGCCCGCGCTCACCTGCTCGTGACCGTGCCCCTGTACATGCGCTTCGACCGATCGGCCGGGGGGCAATGA
- the peaB gene encoding quinohemoprotein amine dehydrogenase maturation protein, whose translation MILGLREFHSFEAAGLRYLYLVPSAAVFALDDCSEAVLQALRAGPQPLTDLARDLSDRFDAAEVADTIAELQRVRALGEMRDKPSVPAAPLPKIVPLRPVPLQTLVVNVTNQCNLACTYCYEYGEDKIVDTENGQQPKFMSEETARDSVEFALRESRENKHAHITFFGGETLMNFPVLKATIGYARQRAAEVGKEFDFSLTTNATLLQPDVIEFLANERVGVTISIDGPEEMQDKFRVFNNGQGSYAMAAPKIKALLQRHRTRPVGARVTLTRQTLDVRRIYQHLTDDLGFWEVGFAPVTTAPGRDYAISDGGFDHLLEQFRALAADYLEASLQNRHHGFSNVRETLQEIHHGHAKAYPCGAGIGLMGVSTDGRVALCHRFAGSDDHGLGTVKDGVSWERQQAFLDAHHIANKTDCSTCWARPICAGGCYHEANTRYGSTESPNLHYCEWIRGWTHTCLEIYGELAGKNPAFLTQFDDEPTEKVS comes from the coding sequence ATGATTCTTGGCCTCCGGGAGTTCCACTCGTTCGAAGCGGCGGGCCTCCGGTATCTCTACCTGGTCCCGAGCGCCGCGGTGTTTGCGCTGGACGACTGTTCCGAGGCCGTGTTGCAGGCCCTTCGCGCCGGTCCGCAGCCGCTGACCGACCTCGCGCGCGACTTGTCGGACCGTTTCGACGCGGCCGAGGTGGCCGACACCATCGCCGAACTCCAGCGGGTCCGCGCGCTGGGGGAGATGCGCGACAAGCCGTCGGTGCCGGCTGCGCCGCTGCCGAAGATCGTGCCGCTGCGCCCGGTCCCGCTGCAAACGCTGGTGGTCAACGTCACCAACCAGTGCAACCTGGCCTGCACCTACTGCTACGAGTACGGCGAAGACAAGATCGTCGATACCGAGAACGGCCAGCAGCCGAAGTTCATGAGTGAGGAAACGGCGCGCGACAGCGTCGAGTTTGCGCTGCGCGAATCCCGGGAGAACAAGCACGCGCACATCACCTTCTTCGGCGGCGAAACGCTGATGAACTTCCCGGTGCTCAAGGCGACGATCGGTTATGCGCGCCAGCGGGCTGCCGAGGTGGGCAAAGAGTTCGACTTCAGCCTGACCACCAACGCGACGCTGCTGCAACCCGACGTAATCGAGTTCCTGGCCAACGAGCGCGTCGGCGTCACCATCTCGATCGACGGTCCCGAGGAGATGCAGGACAAGTTCCGCGTCTTCAACAACGGGCAGGGCAGCTATGCGATGGCGGCGCCGAAGATCAAGGCGCTGCTGCAGCGGCATCGCACGCGGCCCGTGGGCGCGCGCGTCACGCTCACCCGCCAGACGCTCGATGTGCGGCGCATCTATCAGCACCTGACCGACGACCTCGGCTTCTGGGAGGTCGGCTTCGCCCCGGTCACGACCGCGCCCGGCCGCGACTACGCGATTTCCGATGGCGGCTTCGATCACCTGCTCGAGCAGTTCCGCGCGCTCGCGGCCGACTACCTCGAGGCTTCGCTCCAGAACCGGCACCACGGCTTCTCCAACGTCCGCGAGACGTTGCAGGAAATCCACCACGGCCACGCCAAGGCGTATCCGTGCGGTGCGGGGATCGGCTTGATGGGGGTGTCCACCGACGGCCGCGTCGCCCTGTGCCACCGCTTCGCCGGCTCCGACGATCACGGCCTCGGCACCGTGAAGGACGGCGTGTCGTGGGAGCGCCAGCAGGCGTTTCTCGATGCCCATCACATCGCCAACAAGACCGACTGCTCGACCTGCTGGGCGCGACCGATCTGCGCCGGCGGCTGTTATCACGAAGCCAATACGCGTTACGGATCGACCGAAAGTCCCAACCTGCACTACTGCGAGTGGATTCGAGGCTGGACGCACACCTGCCTCGAGATTTACGGCGAGCTGGCCGGGAAGAACCCCGCATTCCTCACGCAGTTCGACGACGAACCGACGGAGAAGGTGTCATGA
- the qhpC gene encoding quinohemoprotein amine dehydrogenase subunit gamma produces MKHLTAINRKAARMEEVTKDVVALQGPPQQPEPPHIPNGCSLVFSPGWEADRNGGTAGLCQPVERDLFDCHMGCYWPAQVPDQLNHAPDWTAKCAAAQKDWRKIDLIFPDEKK; encoded by the coding sequence ATGAAGCATCTCACTGCGATCAATCGCAAGGCCGCGCGGATGGAAGAGGTCACCAAGGACGTGGTGGCCCTGCAAGGGCCGCCACAGCAACCGGAGCCGCCGCACATTCCAAACGGCTGCTCGCTGGTGTTCTCGCCCGGCTGGGAAGCGGACCGCAACGGCGGCACCGCCGGGCTGTGCCAGCCCGTGGAGCGCGACCTGTTCGACTGTCACATGGGCTGCTACTGGCCGGCGCAGGTGCCGGACCAGTTGAACCATGCGCCGGACTGGACCGCCAAGTGCGCGGCCGCCCAGAAAGACTGGCGCAAGATCGACCTCATCTTCCCGGACGAGAAGAAGTGA
- a CDS encoding ABC transporter ATP-binding protein — MDRRAFAYLVPHWRRLVLVLVISLVSTAATLAMPYLSKDLIDTALVGRDAAALRRIVLMFAVLGVAGFALNVVSGLRYTRVSAEILFDMRLSMYAHLQRLSPRFYARTRLGDIVSRLNNDISEIQRVAAEAALAWVGNVLFLAGSLVMMVWLDWRLSLVALAPLPISLIALGVYRRRLEGRIADLRQRSSDIGSFLIETLQATSLIVASNAQQRERTRFSGLNGAFIDALMRMQRVTYFAGGLPGTVLSIGSAVAFFYGGLRVIDGTLTLGTMGAFLAYQMRVFAPAQALMGLYASLTTAKVSWGRVREILDAPVDVQQRPGARPLPECRGEVAFEAVTLGTDRQSRVLDAVSFTAQPGECVALVGGSGVGKSTIAYLATRLLDPDSGVVRLDGHDLRDLELEHIRKHVVLVEQEPTLFYASVGDNIRYVRPGASDTEVKWAAEASGIARFVESLPNGYATLVGERGLALSAGERQRIALARAFLADPAVLVLDEPTAALDAVSQRQVIDGYQAVMKGRTTLLITHRRELAMAADRVIVLEGSRVVDEGRPHELAARPGVFARLFEIERPAGIDA, encoded by the coding sequence GTGGACCGACGAGCGTTCGCCTATCTCGTTCCCCACTGGCGACGCCTCGTTCTCGTCCTGGTCATCAGCCTCGTGAGCACGGCGGCGACGCTGGCGATGCCGTACCTCTCGAAAGATCTCATCGACACCGCGCTGGTCGGCCGCGACGCCGCGGCCTTGCGGCGCATTGTCCTCATGTTCGCCGTGCTCGGTGTGGCCGGCTTCGCCCTCAACGTGGTGAGCGGCCTTCGCTACACCCGGGTCTCGGCGGAGATTCTCTTCGACATGCGGCTGTCGATGTATGCGCACCTGCAGCGCCTGTCGCCGCGCTTCTACGCCCGCACCCGGCTGGGCGACATCGTCTCGCGGCTGAACAACGACATCAGCGAGATCCAGCGCGTGGCGGCGGAGGCGGCGCTGGCCTGGGTCGGCAACGTCCTGTTCCTCGCCGGCAGCCTGGTGATGATGGTCTGGCTCGACTGGCGGCTGTCGCTGGTGGCGCTGGCGCCGCTGCCGATCAGCCTGATCGCGCTGGGCGTCTACCGCCGGCGCCTGGAGGGCCGCATTGCCGACCTGCGCCAGCGCAGCAGCGACATCGGCAGCTTCCTGATCGAGACACTGCAGGCGACGTCGCTGATCGTCGCGTCCAACGCGCAACAGCGCGAGCGGACGCGGTTCAGCGGATTGAACGGCGCCTTCATCGACGCCTTGATGCGCATGCAGCGCGTCACTTACTTCGCCGGCGGGTTGCCGGGCACGGTCTTGTCGATCGGGTCCGCGGTGGCGTTCTTCTACGGCGGTCTTCGCGTCATCGACGGCACGCTCACGCTCGGGACCATGGGCGCCTTCCTCGCCTACCAGATGCGGGTGTTCGCGCCGGCGCAGGCGCTGATGGGGCTGTATGCCAGCCTCACCACGGCCAAGGTGTCGTGGGGGCGGGTGCGCGAGATTCTCGATGCGCCGGTGGACGTGCAGCAGCGCCCCGGCGCCCGGCCGTTGCCCGAGTGCCGCGGTGAGGTGGCGTTCGAGGCCGTGACCCTCGGCACCGACCGTCAGTCGCGCGTGCTCGACGCCGTCTCGTTCACCGCGCAGCCGGGCGAGTGCGTGGCGCTGGTCGGCGGCAGCGGTGTCGGCAAGAGCACCATTGCCTACCTGGCCACGCGCCTGCTCGATCCCGACAGCGGCGTCGTGAGGCTCGACGGCCATGACCTCCGGGATCTCGAGCTCGAACACATCCGGAAGCACGTCGTGCTGGTCGAGCAGGAGCCGACGCTCTTCTACGCGAGCGTGGGCGACAACATCCGGTACGTGCGGCCCGGGGCGTCTGACACGGAAGTGAAATGGGCGGCCGAGGCATCGGGCATCGCGCGCTTCGTCGAATCGCTGCCGAACGGCTACGCCACCCTGGTCGGCGAGCGCGGCCTGGCGCTCTCGGCCGGCGAACGGCAACGGATTGCGCTGGCTCGCGCGTTCCTCGCCGACCCGGCCGTGCTCGTGCTCGACGAGCCAACTGCGGCGCTTGACGCCGTCTCCCAGCGGCAGGTCATCGACGGCTACCAGGCGGTGATGAAGGGCCGCACCACGCTCCTGATTACCCATCGCCGGGAGCTCGCCATGGCCGCCGATCGCGTCATCGTCCTCGAGGGCTCGCGCGTGGTGGACGAGGGCCGTCCGCACGAACTGGCCGCCCGGCCCGGTGTGTTTGCCCGGCTCTTCGAGATCGAGCGGCCCGCCGGCATCGACGCATGA
- a CDS encoding S8 family serine peptidase — MNRPVRVVVIDSGVHAAHPHVNGVGGGVGIDSSGDVHADYVDRLGHGTAVTAVIREKAPAAELLIAKVFDRELAASGQALVAACEWALQQGADIVNLSLGTTNQQHALALTSVVSRLREAGGVVVAAGAQDGVSWLPGTLPGVWSVTLDWTLPREECRVAAHSGDDVSFLASGYPRPIPGVPPEKNLKGLSFAVANVSGLLAALLEREGGADAAGTLARAVATGWTGRIR, encoded by the coding sequence ATGAACCGTCCGGTCCGCGTCGTCGTGATCGACAGCGGCGTCCATGCCGCGCATCCGCACGTGAACGGGGTGGGCGGCGGCGTCGGCATCGATTCTTCTGGTGACGTCCACGCCGATTACGTGGACCGCCTCGGTCACGGCACGGCGGTCACCGCGGTCATCCGCGAAAAGGCGCCGGCTGCGGAGCTGCTGATTGCGAAGGTGTTCGATCGCGAGCTGGCGGCGAGCGGTCAGGCGCTCGTCGCCGCCTGCGAGTGGGCGCTCCAGCAGGGCGCCGACATCGTGAACCTCAGCCTCGGCACCACCAATCAGCAACACGCGCTGGCGCTCACGTCCGTGGTCTCCAGGCTTCGCGAAGCCGGCGGCGTGGTCGTCGCCGCCGGTGCGCAGGACGGCGTGTCGTGGCTGCCGGGCACGCTGCCTGGCGTGTGGAGCGTGACGCTCGACTGGACGCTGCCGCGCGAGGAGTGCCGAGTGGCGGCGCACTCCGGCGACGACGTCTCGTTCCTGGCGTCCGGCTATCCCCGTCCTATTCCTGGCGTGCCGCCGGAGAAGAACCTGAAGGGCCTCAGCTTCGCCGTCGCCAACGTCAGCGGCCTGCTCGCCGCCTTGCTCGAGCGGGAGGGCGGCGCCGATGCGGCCGGCACGCTCGCGCGGGCCGTGGCGACCGGTTGGACTGGGCGAATCCGTTAG
- a CDS encoding ABC transporter permease — protein sequence MGFWEDLRFAARLLVKDKWFTMVAALALALGIGVNTTVFTFVNAVLIRGLPIDEPDSVMAMRSFDPVRNREMGVSYLDFRDWREATRTFESLAAFTSTTANVSDEGQLPEQFSGTYLSANAFKVMRQRPALGRDFLPEDDRPGAVAVVLIGHGMWRNRYGSNPNVIGRTIRVNDIPSVVIGVMPEGLKFPQNADLWQPLALISGLEQQKRNARGLSVFGRIVAGATRDQAQSELINIGRKLTADYPDTNKDVQPKVQTFNEFMNGGPIRAVFLSLMGAVAFVLLIACANVANLLLARSTQRGREIAVRISLGATRWRVVRQLLIESVLLALISGAIGLAISLVGIRLFDQATQDVGRPYWIQFTMDRSVFAYLAAICFGTGVLFGLAPALHISKTDVNEVLKEGGRSGTAGVRARRWTGALMVGELALTVVLLAGAAFMMRNFLTLYSLDLGIDTSKLLVMRLALPERKYPALEQRLAFYQNLEERLKSNNRIESVTVTSNAPMQGGFLRRLTLDGKPLEQGQQAPNVTMLTVDPRYFETIAAPLIRGRGLTAEDGMTGRESAIINQRFAQLHFPNEDPVGRRLTLSIDLQGGAAPAGGIPVSLTATIVGIAPNVRQRDFQLPDPDPVAYLPFRTDPRAFMTLLVRSQGDPNTMAPILREEVRAIDADLPLFGIQTMDQSLAQARWPFRIFGSMFAIFAFIALALSAVGLYAVTAYSVTQRTQEIGVRMALGAQSKQVTWLFLRRSFVQLAIGLTIGVAGAYGVGRLFQSSQLLVQTTAGDPVTIGGIALLLAVVAVGACVWPARRATYLDPLIALRRD from the coding sequence ATGGGATTTTGGGAAGACCTTCGCTTCGCCGCCCGCCTGCTGGTCAAGGACAAATGGTTCACCATGGTGGCCGCGCTGGCGCTGGCCCTCGGCATCGGCGTCAACACCACGGTGTTCACGTTCGTGAATGCCGTGCTGATCCGCGGCCTGCCGATCGACGAACCAGACAGCGTGATGGCCATGCGCTCGTTCGATCCCGTGCGCAACCGCGAGATGGGCGTGTCGTACCTGGATTTCCGGGACTGGCGCGAGGCGACGCGCACTTTCGAGTCGCTGGCCGCGTTTACCAGCACGACGGCGAACGTCAGCGATGAGGGTCAGTTGCCGGAGCAATTCAGCGGCACTTACTTGAGCGCCAACGCCTTCAAGGTGATGCGCCAGCGGCCGGCGCTCGGTCGCGATTTTCTTCCTGAAGACGACCGCCCGGGCGCGGTCGCCGTCGTGCTGATCGGGCACGGCATGTGGCGGAACCGCTACGGCAGCAACCCGAATGTGATCGGCCGCACCATCCGGGTCAACGACATTCCGTCGGTGGTGATCGGCGTCATGCCCGAGGGGTTGAAGTTTCCGCAGAACGCGGACCTGTGGCAGCCGCTCGCGCTGATCTCCGGACTGGAGCAACAGAAGCGCAATGCGCGCGGCCTTTCCGTCTTCGGCCGGATCGTGGCCGGCGCCACCCGTGACCAGGCGCAGAGCGAACTGATCAACATCGGCCGCAAGCTGACGGCGGACTACCCCGACACCAACAAGGACGTGCAGCCGAAGGTGCAGACCTTCAATGAGTTCATGAACGGCGGTCCGATTCGCGCCGTGTTCCTGTCGTTGATGGGCGCGGTGGCCTTCGTGTTGCTGATTGCCTGCGCGAACGTGGCCAACCTGCTGCTGGCGCGATCGACGCAGCGCGGGCGCGAGATCGCGGTGCGCATCTCGCTCGGCGCCACCCGCTGGCGGGTGGTCCGCCAGTTGCTGATCGAAAGCGTGCTGCTGGCGTTGATCAGCGGGGCGATCGGCCTGGCCATTTCACTGGTCGGCATCCGGCTGTTCGACCAGGCCACCCAGGATGTGGGGCGGCCGTACTGGATCCAGTTCACGATGGATCGCAGCGTGTTCGCGTACCTGGCCGCGATCTGCTTCGGCACGGGCGTGCTGTTCGGGCTGGCGCCGGCCCTGCACATCTCGAAGACCGACGTCAACGAAGTGCTCAAGGAAGGCGGGCGGTCGGGCACCGCGGGCGTGCGCGCCCGCCGTTGGACCGGCGCCCTGATGGTCGGCGAACTGGCGCTCACAGTGGTGCTGCTGGCCGGCGCGGCGTTCATGATGCGGAACTTCCTGACGCTCTACAGCCTCGACCTCGGCATCGACACCTCGAAGTTGCTGGTGATGCGGCTGGCCTTGCCCGAACGCAAGTATCCGGCCCTCGAACAGCGCCTGGCGTTCTACCAGAATCTCGAGGAGCGGCTCAAGTCCAACAACCGCATCGAGTCGGTCACCGTCACCAGCAACGCGCCGATGCAGGGTGGCTTCCTCCGCCGCCTGACGCTCGACGGCAAGCCGCTCGAGCAGGGCCAACAGGCGCCCAACGTCACCATGCTCACGGTCGATCCGCGCTACTTCGAAACCATCGCGGCGCCCCTCATCCGCGGCCGAGGGCTCACCGCCGAAGACGGCATGACCGGCCGCGAAAGCGCCATCATCAACCAGCGCTTCGCGCAATTGCACTTCCCCAACGAAGACCCGGTCGGCCGGCGCCTCACCCTGAGCATCGATCTGCAGGGCGGCGCGGCGCCGGCCGGCGGCATTCCGGTCTCGCTCACCGCCACCATCGTCGGCATTGCGCCGAACGTGCGGCAGCGCGACTTCCAGCTGCCGGATCCCGACCCGGTGGCCTACCTGCCATTCCGCACCGACCCGCGCGCGTTCATGACGCTGCTGGTGCGCAGCCAGGGCGATCCGAACACGATGGCGCCCATCCTGCGCGAAGAGGTCCGCGCCATCGATGCCGACCTGCCGCTCTTCGGCATCCAGACGATGGATCAGTCGCTGGCGCAGGCGCGCTGGCCATTCCGCATCTTCGGATCGATGTTCGCGATCTTCGCGTTCATCGCGCTGGCGCTGTCGGCGGTTGGTCTCTATGCCGTCACGGCGTACTCGGTGACGCAACGGACGCAGGAAATCGGCGTCCGCATGGCGCTCGGCGCCCAGTCCAAGCAGGTGACGTGGCTGTTCCTGCGACGATCGTTCGTGCAGCTGGCAATCGGGCTCACCATCGGCGTCGCCGGCGCCTACGGCGTGGGACGGCTGTTCCAGAGCTCGCAGCTCCTGGTCCAGACCACCGCCGGCGATCCGGTGACCATCGGCGGGATTGCCTTGCTGCTGGCGGTGGTCGCCGTCGGCGCCTGCGTCTGGCCGGCGCGCCGCGCCACTTACCTCGATCCGCTGATCGCGCTTCGGCGCGACTAA